The genomic DNA gtatataaatatgtgtAATTACATGTATCTGTTTACATAATCACTGGCAATACGATTTTCGGCATGTATTTCTTTCTTTCCAGTTTCATCTGCATGGACCGTCATGATTGGCTGATCTCTAGAGAACTTCAGGATGTAGGATCTTCAtcgaacttcaggatgcagggatcatcatgaaacttcaggatgcagggatcatcctGAAACTTCAGGATACAGGGATCatcatggaacttcaggatgcagggatcatcatgaaacttcaggatacAGGGATCatcatggaacttcaggatgcagggatcatcatgaaacttcaggatacAGGGATCatcatggaacttcaggatgcagggatcatcatgaaacttcaggatgcagggatcatcatgaaacttcaggatacAGGGATCatcatggaacttcaggatgcagggatcatcatgaaacttcaggatgcagggatcatgaaacttcaggatgcagggatcatcatggaacttcaggatgcagggatcatcatgaaacttcaggatgcagggatcatcatgaaacttcaggatacAGGGATCatcatggaacttcaggatgcagggatcatcatgaaacttcaggatgcagggatcatgaaacttcaggatgcagggatcatcatggaacttcaggatgcagggatcatcatgaaacttcgggatgcagggatcatcatgaaacttcaggatgcagggatcatgaaacttcaggatgcagggatcatcatggaacttcaggatgcagggatcatcatgaaacttcgggatgcagggatcatcatgaaacttcaggatacagggatcatcatgaaacttcgggatgcagggatcatcatgaaacttcaggatacagggatcatcatgaaacttcaggatgcagggatcatcatgaaacttcgggatgcagggatcatcatgaaacttcgggatgcagggatcatcatgaaacttcgggatgcagggatcatcatgaaacttcaggatacagggatcatcatgaaacttcaggatgcagggatcatcatgaaacttcaggatgcagggatcatcatgaaacttcaggatgcagggatcatcatgaaacttcaggatgcagggatcatcatgaaacttcaggatgcagggatcatcatgaaacttcaggattcagggatcatcatgaaacttcaggatgcagggatcatgaaacttcaggatgcagggatcatcatgaaacttcaggatgcagggatcatcatgaaacttcaggatgcagggatcatgaaacttcaggatgcagggatcatcatgaaacttcaggatgcagggatcatgaaacttcaggatgcagggatcatcatggaacttcaggatgcagggatcatcatggaacttcaggatgcagggatcatcatgaaacttcaggatacAGGGATCatcatggaacttcaggatgcagggatcatcatgaaacttcgggatgcagggatcatcatgaaacttcaggatgcagggatcatcatgaaacttcgggatgcagggatcatcatgaaacttcaggatgcagggatcatcatgaaacttcgggatgcagggatcatcatgaaacttcagggtgcagggatcatcatgaaacttcaggatgcagggatcatcatgaaacttcagggtgcagggatcatcatgaaacttcaggatgcagggatcatcatgaaacttcgggatgcagggatcatcatgaaacttcaggatgcagggatcatcatgaaacttcgggatgcagggatcatcatgaaacttcagggtgcagggatcatcatgaaacttcaggatacagggatcatcatgaaacttcaggatgcagggatcatcatgaaacttcaggatacAGGGATCACCatggaacttcaggatgcagggatcaccaTGGAACTTCAGGGTGCAGGGATCaccatgaaacttcaggatgcagggatcatcatgaaacttgaggatgcagggatcatcatgaaacttgaGGATGCAGGGATCACCATGGAACTTCAGGCATATCGTCTATACACTCAATTTTACTCTCAATAAATATAAGAAGTTAGTAAGAGTATTTTTACCCACCACAACTAAACCTCAAAATATTTCTTCATTTTTCTCGAAAATTCATTTATTTCAAATTTCTTGAACATCAATTATTTATGAACTGATCATTACTATTTTTGCACTATTAATTTAGGGGACATTGTTCTAAATTATGATGATGAACTTTGAGTAATAATTCCTTCCATCTTTGCATACCATGGGTATGAAGTGCAAGAAATGGTGGGAAACACGTTGAAACATTTTTTTTGGTTCTAAAAAAGACTATCACATGACTGTGCATCATAAAATAAATACGGCATTATCATTTTTATCTATCGAAAACAATTTCGACATTGCCAGTATCTATCCTCTTTGCAATAATTATTGCCACGTACAACTTCACACtgtttttatgtttatttattggaCGATCTTGATGTAACTTTTATTTAATATACTATGACATGCCTAGAGTCTGTGATAAAAATTCCAATGAAATCGtactaaggtaaaaaaaaaaaaaagaaagtccaACAGCCCAATAGTGTTCCCTGCATGATAACTATAATTAACTGTTATCAGTtacttttttcccctcgtcatggtacactaaggttcaccagcacactcttccctttAGTCTCCGTAAGGGTGTAAATCAGCAATCCCTAACTCCCTGagttatcttcccaacttgtcttatctccctgagttatcttcccaacttgtcttatctccctgagttatcttcccaacttgtcttatctccctgagttatctttccaacttgtcttatctccctgagttatctttccaacttgtcttatctccctgagttatcttcccaacttgtcttatctccctgagttatcttcccaacttgtcttatctccctgagttatcttcccaacttgtcttatctccctgagttatcttcccaacttgtcttatctccctgagttatcttcccaacttgtcttatctccctgagttatctttccaacttgtcttatctccctgagttatcttcccaacttgtcttatctccctgagttatctttccaacttgtcttatctccctgagttatcttcccaacttgtcttatctccctgagttatcttcccaacttgtcttatctccctgagttatcttcccaacttgtcttatctccctgagttatcttcccaacttgtcttatctccctgagttatcttcccaacttgtcttatctccctgagttatcttcccaacttgtcttatctccctgagttatcttcccaacttgtcttatctccctgagttatcttcccaacttgtcttATCAGACATTAATAATTTTCTTGTGTTTTGAATGATGAATTTTTCAGTCTGGTCTCCAGTCAACATGTCTACACACGTGTTTCTCCTCGCTCATCCTTTTAGTTTAcctttgtctcctctaccatcGTTCTCCACTTCCCTTtcttatttttaaaattttcacTTCCATGTTCTTTGCCCAGTGatccgctagaaacatccacaacatccacagtgttatgctagaaacatccacaacatccacagagTTACGCTAGAACATCCACAGCATCCACAGTATTAAACTAGGAATATCCACAGTGTTaagctagaaacatccacaacatccacattgTTAGGCtagaaacatcaacaacatccACAATGTAAAGCTAGAAatatccacaacatccacagagTTAGGCTAGAAatatccacaacatccacagtgttaggCTAGAAatatccacaacatccacagtgttacactcgaaacatccacagtgttaatcTAGAAACATAAACAATATCCACactgttacgctagaaacatccacaacatccacagtgttaagctagaaacatccacaacatccacagtcttCCGCTAGAagcatccacaacatccacagttttccgctagaaacatccaccaCATCCACAGTTttccgctagaaacatccacagtgttacgatAGAAACATCTACAACATCCACACTgttccgctagaaacatccacagtgttcctctagaaacatccacaacatccacagttttccgctagaaacatccacaacatccacagttttccgctagaaacatccacagtgttccgctagaaacatccacaacatccacagttttccgctagaaacatccacaacatccacagttttccgctagaaacatccacagtgttacgctagaaacatccacaacatccacagtgttacgctagaaacatccacagagttccgctagaaacatccacaacatccacagttttccgctagaaacatccacatcaTCCACAGTTttccgctagaaacatccacaacatccacattgttacgctagaaacatccacaacattcacagtgttccgctagaaacatccacaacatccacacttttccgctagaaacatccacaacatccacagttttccgctagaaacatccacaacatccacagtgttctgctagaaacatccacaacatccagagATTTCCGCTAGaaacacccacatcaacagttttccgctagaaacatccacatccACAGTTttccgctagaaacatccacagcaTCCACAGTTttccgctagaaacatccacagcaTCCACAGTTTTCCGCTAGAAACATtgacaacatccacagtgttaggctagaaacatccacaacatccacagtgttccgctagaaacatccacaacatccagagttttccgctagaaacatccacaacatccacagtttTCCGCTAGAagcaaccacaacatcaacagttttccgctagaaacatccacaacatccacagtgttccgctagaaacatccacaacatccacagtgttatgcTAGAAACATctacaacatccacagtgttccgctagaaacatccacaacatccagagttttccgctagaaacatccacaacatccacagtttTCCGCTAGAaacaaccacaacatcaacagtttttcgctagaaacatccacaacatccacagtgttccgctagaaacatccacaacatccagagTGTTATGCTAGAAACATctacaacatccacagtgttacgctagaaacatccacgacatccacagtgttccgctagaaacatccacagttttccgctagaaacatccacaaaaTCCACAGTTttccgctagaaacatccacagtgttacgctagaaacatccacaacattcacagtgttccgctagaaacatccacaacatccacagttttccgctagaaacatccacaacatccacagttttccgctagaaacatccacaacatccacagtgttccgctagaaacatccacaacatccagagATTTCCGCTAGAAACACCCACAACATACACAGTTttccgctagaaacatccacatcaACAGTTTTCCGCTAGAAaaatccacaacatccacagtttTCCGCTAGAAActtccacaacatccacagtgttacgctagaaacatccacaacatccacagtgttccgctagaaacatccacaacatccagagttttccgctagaaacatccacaacatcaacagttttccgctagaaacatccacaacatccacagttttccactagaaacatccacaacatccacagtgttccgctagaaacatccacaacatccacagtgttccgctagaaacatccacaacatccacagtgttatgctagaaacatccacaacatccacagtgttccgctagaaacatccacaacatctgTGTTTCCTTTCATTCATGCAACCTTTGAAAGATTTTGCCCATCTCTTCTACGCGGCCATCTTGGCGGTCATCTTGGCGGCCATCTTGTAGCTCAGCAAATTCACATTCCGTTTCGAGTCACAATGCAGCAACAAATATTTTTAGATGTTGCCATTAAGTTTGTTGCTTTCTTATTCTGTCTATAGTAGTATCTTTAATTGTTGACACTCCCCTCTTCTACTTCCCTTATCTTCCAagacttgtggttgcaggggtcgattcatagctcctggactggtgtgtgtacatgtgtgtgtgtgtgcggttgtacgtgtgtactcgcctagttgtggtttctgGTCGAGTAATCTCGACCCCCTGCGTGAGTGCGCGTTGTGTATAGTCAGTGATATACAGGAAGCAGCAGTAGGAATGGTAGGAAATTTCTAGTTGTAAAGACGAACTTGAACTtacgaccagagctttggtaagaaaggtaaggaagaaggatgggtaaggaagaaggatgggtaaggaagaaggatggtaaggaagaaggatgggtaaggaagaaggatggtaaggaagaaggatggtatgGAAGAAGGATGgacaaggaagaaggatgggtaaggaagaaggatgggtaaggaaggataggtaaggaagaaggatgggtaaggaagaaggatgggtaaggaagaaggatgggtaaggaagaaggatggttaaggaagaaggatgggtaaagaagaaggatgggtaaggaagaaggatggtaaggaagaaggatgggtaaggaagaaggatgggtaaagaagaaggatgggtaaagaagaaggatggtaaggaagaaggatggtaaggaaaaagaatggtggaaatataaacacaaatgcagtataatgtgatcctttattgacaacgtttcacccacacagtggactttttcaagtcacacacggatctacctggggttggaaggtacgagagtatttatagtcatgttcagaatgctgaggtcaggtggagaatgctgcatctgatgatctaccgggtggggttatggaGTCTTGGgaagcttggcaggggtattggacaagttgtagaccttctgcagtgttcctacctttaacggcaggtcgacagagcgttttataccgacagctggtgtcctgCAAGGCTCATGTCCTAGCCCAATACTATTCAATATTTATGTAAACGATCTTCCTCAACCGGAGTTCAATAACACAGTTATAAcacaatttgcagatgatgttatccatgtcgtctcatcaacccATGTAACAAGGAAACATAAGTTTGAGAGGGTCATAGAAAAAAATGAATGTTGAACTTCgccgaacatctaattgggaaaagaaattgAGAATTACGAtcaaccctgacaaagtccttgttagtACGATAGGACGTTTTGCATCAACTTTCGAAGACAAGgagggtatctccatcagaggtacacctataGCCATtaaaaaccctaacaagatcttgggatatgaaatagacagattgctccactcaacatctcacgtcagtaaaaagatcaacatagccaaagcctgTCTTAGCAGTCTCTATAGATCTAATCAAGCCCCTTCAcacgtcaaaaaacatctgtataaaatgctgataagacctatactcgaatacgcatgtgtcccaatgtcgttaacaacaaagaccaacatgataccgttgcaacgggtccagaatagaacTCTCCACTTTATTGCGGGTACCAAGAGGAGAGACGGAATCAggatggcagatttacacatccaACAGGATATTGCTGCCCTAAATATGCGCCTTGAAATGCTCAAGAggcaactctatgcaatgcaagaactctatatACCAAACAGAGAGCATCCTCCTCAAGTTGCAAATACTACCGACTATATCATCAAcacaggacccaaagaatgactctTCCACACAGGGTGTATCGCTTCATCCATATGGACGATTACCaacgaccaatgatcttgagcaacctccctgcagacgaagatgattgggtaacgctagaacccttctatgtctacAAAGAATATCATAACTCCTAATTATGGAGATATCTTATACAACTTTTCTACTTTCACATCTACTCTTGTAAGATCGCTATATTTACTATAGCGAGACACCACTTTGAAAGAAGCCAACATGCCCTTCTtctttaccatccttcttccttaccatccttcttccttaccatccttcttccttacccatccttcttccttacccatccttcttccatacccatccttcttccttaccatccttcttccttacccatccttcttccatacccatccttcttcctaaccatccttcttccttaccatccatcttctttacccatccttcttccttacccatccttcttccttacccacccttcttccttaccatccttcttccttacccatccttcttccttaccatccttcttccttaccatccttcttccttaccatccttcttcctaacCATCCtttttccttacccatccttcttccttacccatccttctttcatacccatccttcttcctaacCATccatcttccttacccatccttcttccttaccatccttcttccttacccaaccTCCTTCCTTACCcaaccttcttccttacccatccttcttccttaccatccttcttccttaccatccttctaccttaccatccttcttccttaccatccttcttccttacccatccttcttccttacccatccttcttccttacccatccttcttccttacccatccttcttctttaccatccttcttccttacccatccttcttccttaccatccttcttccttaccatccttcttccttacccatcattcttccttacccatcattcttccttaccatccttcttccttacccatccttcttccttacccatccttcttccttacccatccttcttcttt from Cherax quadricarinatus isolate ZL_2023a unplaced genomic scaffold, ASM3850222v1 Contig230, whole genome shotgun sequence includes the following:
- the LOC138851272 gene encoding uncharacterized protein, giving the protein MKLQDAGIILKLQDTGIIMELQDAGIIMKLQDTGIIMELQDAGIIMKLQDTGIIMELQDAGIIMKLQDAGIIMKLQDTGIIMELQDAGIIMKLQDAGIMKLQDAGIIMELQDAGIIMKLQDAGIIMKLQDTGIIMELQDAGIIMKLQDAGIMKLQDAGIIMELQDAGIIMKLRDAGIIMKLQDAGIMKLQDAGIIMELQDAGIIMKLRDAGIIMKLQDTGIIMKLRDAGIIMKLQDTGIIMKLQDAGIIMKLRDAGIIMKLRDAGIIMKLRDAGIIMKLQDTGIIMKLQDAGIIMKLQDAGIIMKLQDAGIIMKLQDAGIIMKLQDAGIIMKLQDSGIIMKLQDAGIMKLQDAGIIMKLQDAGIIMKLQDAGIMKLQDAGIIMKLQDAGIMKLQDAGIIMELQDAGIIMELQDAGIIMKLQDTGIIMELQDAGIIMKLRDAGIIMKLQDAGIIMKLRDAGIIMKLQDAGIIMKLRDAGIIMKLQGAGIIMKLQDAGIIMKLQGAGIIMKLQDAGIIMKLRDAGIIMKLQDAGIIMKLRDAGIIMKLQGAGIIMKLQDTGIIMKLQDAGIIMKLQDTGITMELQDAGITMELQGAGITMKLQDAGIIMKLEDAGIIMKLEDAGITMELQAYRLYTQFYSQ